The window TTTTCTACAGCCTCGCATTCAGCATCATCAAACTGCACATCCTGGCTGGCTTTTCGACAGATCCGTGGATCcctattctgattaattattggACAATAGagtgttttttctatttcttCCTCTTCATCCCTACCAAACTGTGGTGGTGGTGACATCAGAGCATCAGAAACAGAGAAATGGGCCATGGAAACACCAATGGCTTCCTTCTGAAGGCGTAGATTTTCTGCCTGTTCTTCTAACTGTCTTTTCTGTTCCTCTATCTGCCTATTCAGCTCTTCAAGAATTTTTTGCTGCTCAGAGAATGTTGTACTTGAGATTTTATCATTGTAATGTGAAATTTTATGTTCAGAGAGAGTGGATTTGTGAGGTAAATCGTTACTTGTGAGGTAATTTTGCATCTCCTCAAACACTGTCTCGTCCTCTGGATCATAGGCTACGTCACTTGTAACTGTAGTGGTCTCTTCAATATTTTTAGCCTCTGAGGTTTTGGGTATATTATTTCTGACAGTATGAGCATTAGCAACTGCACTGTACTCTTCCTCTGGATCATACggtctcatcatcatcatcatcattagtAGTGGCTGCATATAGAACTTTAGGCTCCAAAACTTCAGCTGGAGTAAAAGGAACCAGGGCCTCATTAGAAATAGCTGGATCATACTCCTCAGGATCATAAGGCCTATCATCatctaactccattggatcatCATGTTTGGACATCTGTTGACAAGGCTGAACCTTATCTGTTGACAAgcttatattacactctgtagcATCAGGGGGTTGTTTCTTTGGACCAAATAATGTGTTAAGTATGGTCTGAAGTGGGGTGGAGTCTTTGGATGGGCCTGTGTTTACAGATGGGGTGGGTGTCGACACAGATAACACTCTAGATGGGCCACACAGAGAGCTGGCAGAGTATAATGGGTCTGGTAACCCAACTGAAGGTAAAGATCCACAAGGGTTTGAGTTGAGGAAGAGATCAGCATCACAAGCCTTAATGTTATGTTGCCCAAGATCATTTAGTGAGGTAGAATTGCTGGTTTCCTTTCCATCCGCACAAATCAAGGACCTAGATTTCTTTTCGCCAACATCTTGTGGCAATCCCTCAGGACGCTTCAGTTTCTGACAGACTGCTAACCCTATTAGGATATTAGGGTGATCCTGTTCAAGCCCTAAGAGAAGTCATAATATAAAAAGGTCAAAATCATTATCACCTGATGTTGAAACAGATCAGTTTATGTAGTAGGGGTGTGACAAGATCTTGTGCCCTGAGATCTCgcgagattaaaatgtgacgagatttctcgtatTGCCATGACGGaagtgtgagggtgaaattagcaTAGAATATGCCGgtgctacatttacattacgcctccactgtcgttttgctttttataaaaaaataaaaaccatttaattcagttggataaagGTCGCTTCAATCCCATCCAGCTCATCTAACATGAGCTGCAGAGTCATACGTAGTCcagcaggaatcagagttcactgatcacgtGATGAGAGTAAGTGAcaagatgactgacaagaccatggcggagcCTAAGCatctgacaaatgtcttatcttgtagaatgTGCATTCAGCACTGCCGCTCCCTATTCACAGTGTATGTACAATCACGAAAGCGAAAGTTAAACGCAAGCATGCATTAAAACGCAATTTCAATTTCAttgcaaatatctcccaatatgaaaCCTATCTTAGGCTGgactgtgtagttgtaaccatctcttagctttGTATCATGCTTATAGAAAAATGGGTCTCTATTTGCACtatgaatattgagagagtactttgattatgtttgcacttaataagactaagagaaaaccgtgttattcatttttatttatactatactatacttatatttttatttttatgataaatttgtggaaaggagttcagttaggaggtcaaaagttgtagaagctcataaatcatgtacagatctaaggtctgaagagactcatatgaaatcatacaggaaagAAGCCAGTCAGTCatttgagtttgtggcaaaaccttttacagtgtttgagtattgttgtcttttactgcatatgatttattcatactcagaaagaaGAACTGAAAGGACAATAATTACAAGataattagttaaaacatttcaaatgcacctgcagactatttttctagtcatgtatttcatcactgaggatttcttaaaaatacagtgtAAAAATCTTGTGTCTTGTCTCGTGAGCTaactgtctcgtcacacccctagtatgTAATATGCGCATGATATACCTGGTCCCTCTATGGGAAGCAGTGCTGCAGGGATGGACTGTTTTGCACACAGCGGAATGAGGTAAAGATCTTTGATGTGTTTACAAATATTAGAAACAACCCCAAATCTCCTACGACTGTTGAAATATGAAAACAGGGACACGTATGCAACCTCCTCTTCATCAGAACTTGGATGAAACCGGATTAATGACAGCTCCTGTATTCAAAGAAATAGTGCAAATGGATTTTTATCAAGGGCATTTATCTAAATAATgtgcatttaatataattattattttattgatgttattaataatgcatttgaGGTCATGGGCTTACCTTTGCCTCTGATGTCTTTATCAAATCAACATATTCCCAGACAGTCTGAGGTAATATCCTGCCTCCAACTTGTATAGTGTCTGGTAAGTCCTAAACAGAGAATGCATACATGTAACACCCAAGAAAATGTatcttattaaaataataataataataataataataatcatttagtTATGTTTAAAAAGGCCAACCTCTTTCAGAAAGTCAGGAGAGCCAGAAATTAAATATCCCTTTGTGACGAATTTGGCCACCGTTGGCATGTTAAGAAAGCCTTTCCATAAAATGTTCTGTTTAGATAAAAACTGCCTTGTTCCTTTATCGCAGTCTGCCAGCCTTGAAAAAGAAAGCCACATGATTAGAATGCATTAGAAATATTTGTGCCATTTAGGTTaacaattaattatattattagtattattcaTTGTTAAAGTTACATCCAAAACATGTCTGCATGCACCTTGTCGTTGAGCCATATGAAGTGTCCAGTGAGGCTGGCGAAGGTTTCATGAGGATAGATTTGGGCATTGGAGCAGGCAAATGTACAGACACATGTGGTGGCAGTGTCTCTTTAAGAGGGTCCATGACAGCCTTTACTGGAGGCGGATGCTGGTGTGGGGGTGAGACAAACTCTGAGCCAGCAGATGATGGCAGAGTTTGTCGGTATTGTGCTGTACGGGGATCTCTTCTAGAGATGGACACAGTGGGAACTGAAGGAATCAAAACAGGAGAGAAATCTGCTGATGGTAACTTCGAGTCCAAGTCCTCTGCATTGGGAGACGCAGGGGACTCAATGATATCAGAGTCCAGTGCCGGTGAATCCAGTGCTTCATCTTTCATCTGAACAACACATGGAGATTTCTCCTTTTCTGTGTCTTCTTTCACTGTCTTCATCTTGGGCTTCTTGGTTGCAGGATCATTATCAGTTGATACTTGGCCTGCAGGTAAGACATTTTTAAGTATGGGGCAGGGCAGCAacttcaaaactgtttttatttttgactaTCTCTGGCCTTTTGCTTGACATGCAAGTTATGGAAGAAAGTTGCAGGGACTATTTGTTTAGGCTGTGGTTTGCAATACTTATATACTACATATAGCTGTTGTTCTGGATACTGATTGGTCAATACAGTGAtccaatcattttaaaatatatgtaaagtagatataaagtatatattttaatacatatcATAAGTCATTCTATATATAGTAACAGCTCTGACATGCAACACCTGTACTGGGTATAACAGAACCCACCAAGTTTTATcagataataaataatgtttaacccttaaatgcatgtttaacCTCTTTaatgacccgggacgtcattcactaccctcctccttgttcattttttaatagttagacatcaaccttcttggtattcctcaatcaattcattataaagaatataacaagaaaaaaatcataaaattataaaagaatgcctatttttgcattcattttttgtaaaaattgtatagggtcgcaaacgacccgaggtgtgtatgagtgtatgtatattttttctgcacaacaataattgaatcttagatgacggaataagtgcaattcacctttatttcaCAAGGAGGCAATGTCTGAAACGCAATGCTGAAGTGATGACTCAtttcagacagaaaacaaaataataagaaaaacatgaaatggctcaaagatttactgcagagcaagtactgaacgcaatcaaatatgactgtaattGTTCACAGGATGAATCTgatgaagctgttagcgatcaaattattgattttgaagatgttgaaaattacatagttttgagaatacgtttgagatcgcgaatgggctcatattcgtgacctcaaacataaaactttaattatttgctgaatttactgggaaattagctctgacgaggacagtgaggATGGCaaaaaacatctgctcaaactggagccctttcaagctccaaaaactaacaaaatacgatttattttattcttctgtaattgttactctaatatcagaggagttttatattattgcgacaggtagagatccttccgtgttagatatagatccgggtcgataaagaccgaatatgtaagaatgattggcgaaaagtcatgcatttaagggttaattacactgtaatatcTACAGTATGCACAGCCTCCCATACCTTACTGACATAAAGACATAAATctccattaaaggtgctaaagaggatgttttgttttatacatttttgcaatattacttgaaactgtctttactaactgataaaagactatttattaggtgcactgaaaggaataatattaatatacatcatctgtgcacgaggtagggccttaaaaacatcagccaatcgtttacgcgatcatcgcgtaaacgactggccctctggcttgtcaatcactgccgtgacgttccttgtgagagacgtgcgcggattggccctctggcttgtcaatcactgccatgacgttccttgtgagagacgagcgtggctgcgcgctccagtaactttccacactccacaggcgccgcatgcaatgtttttgtcaggagacaggagtaacaactgcagattatgagttacctgcggtgagtccgacataatgaatccactaacacaacacagcgaatgccggtggtaaacactcgtgttccaatacgagtgtttacgagttttgggaggcgttccttcgaaagaggggggttgttctttcgcatgcgctcatttcaaaaactcagtaacagtctttggtttctcagtcgacgaaaagatcctctttagcacctttaaagcaggCAGTGCATGTgaagttttttttgttcattatgTGTTTTAGAAGGTCATACCTGTACATATCCTGCAATTAAGGTCAAAGAGATGGTGTTTATGTTCTGTTGTTGTGTCTTTCAACATGCTGCTGATCAGGTCTGGAGCATCTAAGATCATTTCCCTCGCCGGAGTCTGCTTCGGTTGAGACAGGGACTGTTTCTCTTCCTAAGGATAGACAAAAGACTTTATTGCTTGATTGTTCAGAGGAAGAGAAATGCCACTGTGTTTTAGCAGTTTAAAAAGCCCTAATACACTCGGAGATTGTGTAGTCAAGCTGCAGTGGATGATCTGCAATGTGTTTGTCAAAGTCTTTTGCTAACTTTGTCTAAAATTCAACTCACTGAGGGAGTGGTTGTGCTCAATGGCTGTGTGGTCTCTACACTCATCACTTCCTCAGGAGGAGCAGGAGGAGGTTCTTCCATTTTCACAGAACGAAGGGATGATGATTCCTCCTTTGCAGAAGAGTCAGCAGCGGTTTCCTGTCAAAAACAGTCAAAACGCTCTACATCGACTTACTTTACATGAATTTTTTTTGTGACCAATCCAATATTTTACCTCAACAGATGTCATGTCCTGCTGACTCAAATGAACGAGCCTGACTGGAAGTATGTTTCCTTTCAAAACCTGATGACAAAGTTCCTGAAAACATATtagaatcagcatattagaataaattTAAGACTCCACACATTATGaaacaacatttaaatgaagtaaatacaaagaaaatgcacataaaataaCCTTGTTTTGGGGATCTTTCAAGCTGAGGATGAGACACTGGTATTTATTCTTATACTCCTCATCTGTGGTGTAACACATATTGAACAGCTCTTTCTCCATGTCCACAGCCAGCTTTTCAATTTCATTCTCAGAAATGTTTAAATCATCACTCTGATTTAACCTAAAGAAGATGATAATCACAAGATTAGAAACCTCTgtaagcagcagcagcaacaaggACTAGCGCACAAACGACTGAATGTGGATTAAATATAGAATTCcagttatcattttaaagcaaaGTGGACTACAAAGCCATAAGTTACATAAAATTACTTATAATGCAATAAAGTTTCATGTGAAACTCTAACCTTCTGAGCAGAATTTGACTTAGAGAGCGACGGATGTTTTGTCTGATCAGGAGAGGACTGTCCACAGCAGGATCTTCCGCTGAGGCTCTGCTGGTCACAAGTTCTGGAGCTCTGCTGGACTCAGCAGCTGCCTTGGATTCAGAAGGCTTTTTAGTGAAGGTTAAAGGGCTTTTACTGAGAGCCCCTTTCAGAAGCTCCAGTCGTGGAGAGCCTGGCATGGTTTTCTTTGCTCTTCCTGGAGTGGACCTCTTGATTACTGGGGCTGCAGGAGTCTTTTCAGAAGGGGGAGCATCCAGAGTCAGATCTGAAGGTCGGCTCTGGGGTGTACTGGTACTGCTCACAACTTCATCTTTGTCTTTAAtggcttaaaaatataaacagaatAAAGGGAATGATATAAAGATATGAATTATttgttaaaacacacacaactgattatgtattttaaaagtttgggtAGGGACGCTTAAGAAGCAAGCCCATTTTGGGACTAATTATGAAAATTG of the Megalobrama amblycephala isolate DHTTF-2021 linkage group LG24, ASM1881202v1, whole genome shotgun sequence genome contains:
- the si:ch73-181d5.4 gene encoding LOW QUALITY PROTEIN: death-inducer obliterator 1 (The sequence of the model RefSeq protein was modified relative to this genomic sequence to represent the inferred CDS: deleted 2 bases in 2 codons) gives rise to the protein MEEDGSSAEASAKSWGFRRSTIARREFLEAVGSVDSSPPAPRRRGRGRGRGRGRGRGKRASEAGVNSVASKRGRGGRGQVLVPALTPAYENEDQVSAEELQCVSAELKSDEEHVSEGVVSDRAEDSDDLNLQEIRKRAVARRLQELKHGEMGDVEATEDTDVELPLLMEQEDATVITSAGGMMCSSTDGAANSVTAAEAQKAIEGGGSTKRAKEDCEEEHQAEDEEQFSDNDTERMDQEAVCSLCQQRYNDRLMICCSLCREWCHVDCVSSSEAGAGVPQRNGEEFVCPSCSDRQDNLSRQHQISSCHAVGVEQPLEEEVKMKVEEEVKVEEIKVMVDEKVKVEEDASPKCIGPGCSNDALPESVYCGHQCIVRHAAMTMKSLSEPKIENPKPAAPPTEPSIKSEKRSFLAKLFKVKINKTPAQEEHVSKQEEMDEESRCSAKVIEPVQPTTSSAPVQPPYYRLQYSQLYHRLQYSQPHHHLQYSQPHHLLYSQPHHSSPVQPAAASSPPLDYKPTIKDKDEVVSSTSTPQSRPSDLTLDAPPSEKTPAAPVIKRSTPGRAKKTMPGSPRLELLKGALSKSPLTFTKKPSESKAAAESSRAPELVTSRASAEDPAVDSPLLIRQNIRRSLSQILLRRLNQSDDLNISENEIEKLAVDMEKELFNMCYTTDEEYKNKYQCLILSLKDPQNKELCHQVLKGNILPVRLVHLSQQDMTSVEETAADSSAKEESSSLRSVKMEEPPPAPPEEVMSVETTQPLSTTTPSEEKQSLSQPKQTPAREMILDAPDLISSMLKDTTTEHKHHLFDLNCRICTGQVSTDNDPATKKPKMKTVKEDTEKEKSPCVVQMKDEALDSPALDSDIIESPASPNAEDLDSKLPSADFSPVLIPSVPTVSISRRDPRTAQYRQTLPSSAGSEFVSPPHQHPPPVKAVMDPLKETLPPHVSVHLPAPMPKSILMKPSPASLDTSYGSTTRLADCDKGTRQFLSKQNILWKGFLNMPTVAKFVTKGYLISGSPDFLKEDLPDTIQVGGRILPQTVWEYVDLIKTSEAKELSLIRFHPSSDEEEVAYVSLFSYFNSRRRFGVVSNICKHIKDLYLIPLCAKQSIPAALLPIEGPGLEQDHPNILIGLAVCQKLKRPEGLPQDVGEKKSRSLICADGKETSNSTSLNDLGQHNIKACDADLFLNSNPCGSLPSVGLPDPLYSASSLCGPSRVLSVSTPTPSVNTGPSKDSTPLQTILNTLFGPKKQPPDATECNISLSTDKVQPCQQMSKHDDPMELDDDRPYDPEEYDPAISNEALVPFTPAEVLEPKVLYAATTNDDDMMRPYDPEEEYSAVANAHTVRNNIPKTSEAKNIEETTTVTSDVAYDPEDETVFEEMQNYLTSNDLPHKSTLSEHKISHYNDKISSTTFSEQQKILEELNRQIEEQKRQLEEQAENLRLQKEAIGVSMAHFSVSDALMSPPPQFGRDEEEEIEKTLYCPIINQNRDPRICRKASQDVQFDDAECEAVEKESAQELLSLEETKDIEVNKSLITNKEKLASDNAMPKERSPETAQLQNTKCSRSEYNYKKGGSRKSTLSTSRSPRRRSWREHRSYHQDRASSRASHVRSSKDVLDKHHRSRQSSEHPSRGSYSDRRSATSSRNRHHRHHHRDSSSPSRNRRRSHRSHSSRRDKSSQDDSGQSRKTDQQGLGPLSEHNTQSSQHDSDQVSGSDSMQSAGQIETNCKDKQLGRSSARWFFKYKA